In Hafnia alvei, a genomic segment contains:
- a CDS encoding IS1-like element IS1A family transposase (programmed frameshift): MASVSISCPSCSATDGVVRNGKSTAGHQSYLCSHCRKTWQLQFTYTASQPGTHQKIIDMAMNGVGCRATARIMGVGLNTILRHFKKLRPQSVTSRIQPGSDVIVCAEMDEQWGYVGAKSRQRWLFYAYDRLRKTVVAHVFGERTMATLGRLMSLLSPFDVVIWMTDGWPLYESRLKGKLHVISKRYTQRIERHNLNLRQHLARLGRKSLSFSKSVELHDKVIGHYLNIKHYQ, from the exons GTGGCTTCTGTTTCTATCAGCTGTCCCTCCTGTTCAGCTACTGACGGGGTGGTGCGTAACGGCAAAAGCACCGCCGGACATCAGAGCTATCTCTGCTCTCACTGCCGTAAAACATGGCAACTGCAGTTCACTTACACCGCTTCTCAACCCGGTACGCACCAGAAAATCATTGATATGGCCATGAATGGCGTTGGATGCCGGGCAACTGCCCGCATTATGGGCGTTGGCCTCAACACGATTTTACGTCACT TTAAAAAACTCAGGCCGCAGTCGGTAACCTCGCGCATACAGCCGGGCAGTGACGTCATCGTCTGCGCGGAAATGGACGAACAGTGGGGCTATGTCGGGGCTAAATCGCGCCAGCGCTGGCTGTTTTACGCGTATGACAGGCTCCGGAAGACGGTTGTTGCGCACGTATTCGGTGAACGCACTATGGCGACGCTGGGGCGTCTTATGAGCCTGCTGTCACCCTTTGACGTGGTGATATGGATGACGGATGGCTGGCCGCTGTATGAATCCCGCCTGAAGGGAAAGCTGCACGTAATCAGCAAGCGATATACGCAGCGAATTGAGCGGCATAACCTGAATCTGAGGCAGCACCTGGCACGGCTGGGACGGAAGTCGCTGTCGTTCTCAAAATCGGTGGAGCTGCATGACAAAGTCATCGGGCATTATCTGAACATAAAACACTATCAATAA
- a CDS encoding tyrosine-type recombinase/integrase, protein MPNRRYLTESEVHRLLVAAKQGRNPERDCCLIWMCYIHGCRVSEISHWRLSDVDFASECIYIHRLKNGFSTIHPLYPIEKEVLFSWIAKRSSYKNAESDWVFLSRNGNRISRQVMTPTY, encoded by the coding sequence ATGCCTAATAGACGATATCTCACAGAGTCAGAGGTTCATCGTTTGCTCGTTGCTGCTAAACAGGGAAGGAATCCTGAGCGTGACTGTTGTCTTATTTGGATGTGCTATATACATGGATGCCGCGTTAGTGAAATTAGCCATTGGCGACTATCCGATGTCGATTTTGCGAGTGAATGTATTTACATACACCGTTTGAAAAACGGATTTTCAACAATACATCCATTATATCCTATTGAAAAAGAGGTTTTATTTAGCTGGATAGCTAAGCGTAGTTCTTACAAAAATGCCGAAAGTGATTGGGTATTTTTATCAAGAAATGGCAATCGTATTTCACGTCAGGTAATGACTCCAACTTATTGA
- a CDS encoding tyrosine-type DNA invertase, which yields MSSRKYLTSEEIEAMINSVPEGEFYYRDRCLIMMSYIHGLRVSELKNIKIGDIDIKGKNIYISRLKNGLSTIHPLQPQEIEAISQWLYVRKYRLNNELNYFFLSRNGTPISRQQVYSLIKKYGKMANLPVSVHPHMLRHACGFKLADNGIDTRLIQDYLGHRNIQHTVHYTASNQKRFKSIKL from the coding sequence ATGAGTTCACGTAAATATCTTACTAGCGAAGAGATCGAAGCGATGATAAATTCTGTTCCGGAGGGTGAGTTTTATTATAGAGATAGATGTTTGATTATGATGTCATATATACATGGTTTACGCGTGAGTGAACTCAAAAATATTAAGATTGGAGATATAGATATTAAAGGAAAGAATATATATATATCTAGATTGAAGAATGGATTATCAACAATACATCCGTTACAACCGCAAGAGATCGAGGCTATTTCTCAATGGTTGTATGTTAGAAAATATAGGTTAAACAATGAGCTTAATTATTTTTTCTTATCACGTAATGGGACACCAATCTCCCGCCAGCAGGTATATAGCCTTATAAAAAAATATGGAAAGATGGCTAACCTTCCTGTATCAGTTCATCCTCACATGCTTCGCCATGCTTGTGGATTCAAACTAGCGGATAATGGAATAGATACTAGGCTGATCCAAGATTACCTAGGGCATCGAAATATTCAGCATACAGTGCACTACACTGCGAGTAATCAAAAACGCTTTAAATCGATAAAACTTTAA
- a CDS encoding tyrosine-type recombinase/integrase codes for MSLIPHNLEQISRSAIGLPGNYARAVRLREMAIAADLDVPRYLLAPEISVLLSYLPDLRQRVLIETLWNTGARINEALALTPSDFFFNADMPFVRLRTLKQRAPRTRGRPTKEEQQEVPFRAVPLPDEDYVRRLQEYFATFRLLTRRATPMWEVASQETPRNWLKAAVERAKSDNVTFSVRPITPHTFRHSYAVHLLMNGIHIKQVQALMGHKRMENTEVYTKIFALDITPDLSFSMSPAQAKLLLR; via the coding sequence TTGAGTCTGATACCCCACAATCTAGAACAGATTTCACGTAGCGCGATCGGTTTACCTGGCAACTATGCGCGCGCAGTTCGACTTCGTGAAATGGCCATCGCCGCCGATCTGGATGTGCCCCGTTATTTGTTGGCACCAGAAATTTCAGTGCTGCTCAGCTATCTTCCCGATTTGCGTCAGCGAGTATTGATTGAAACATTATGGAACACCGGTGCTCGGATCAACGAAGCATTGGCGCTCACACCCAGTGACTTTTTTTTCAACGCGGATATGCCCTTCGTCAGATTGCGAACGTTGAAACAACGGGCACCGCGAACTCGAGGACGTCCGACGAAAGAAGAACAGCAGGAAGTACCCTTCCGAGCAGTACCTTTACCCGATGAAGATTATGTTCGTCGACTTCAGGAATATTTTGCGACTTTTAGACTGCTGACGCGCCGAGCGACTCCTATGTGGGAGGTGGCCAGCCAAGAAACACCACGCAACTGGCTAAAAGCGGCAGTTGAGCGCGCTAAAAGTGACAATGTCACATTTTCAGTTCGTCCCATTACACCACATACGTTTAGGCACAGCTATGCGGTGCATTTGCTGATGAATGGCATACATATCAAACAGGTTCAGGCATTGATGGGGCATAAAAGGATGGAGAACACCGAGGTGTATACGAAAATTTTTGCGCTCGATATAACACCTGATTTAAGTTTTTCCATGTCACCGGCACAGGCCAAATTGCTACTACGCTAA
- a CDS encoding DinI-like family protein, producing MFIEIEISNEEIKNIPQKKYDEYTSELRSRIGEVYPDSKIFILTSDNDVTLCTVDGFHDNNSVHLITHEIQKDVFNHGYWRNNL from the coding sequence ATGTTTATCGAGATTGAAATTTCTAATGAAGAAATAAAAAATATACCCCAAAAAAAATATGATGAATATACATCAGAACTAAGATCTAGGATTGGGGAAGTTTATCCAGATAGTAAGATTTTCATACTCACTTCTGACAATGACGTAACACTTTGCACAGTAGATGGATTTCATGATAATAATTCGGTACATCTTATTACTCACGAGATCCAAAAAGATGTGTTCAATCATGGATATTGGCGTAATAATTTATGA
- a CDS encoding LuxR C-terminal-related transcriptional regulator, producing the protein MSNNSDSLSKSNPSKLICVISPCDYLYQGYKLISNMEGIETKRVIFKDNAKETKYIDIFNQNRDASLSVCFDGDICSILRTLKECISFINKLKRKGSIRLYSCISVSWLYRMMRGGIHDDSFFESIQVVDISHGAQRIFSDTSILLKEAANIEEKKNGKIFEGFTARELDVLNYHYHGISVKDQSVILNLSIKTIYTHRKKGMHKLDQFLNIENMH; encoded by the coding sequence ATGAGTAATAATTCAGACAGTTTATCTAAATCGAATCCGTCAAAACTTATATGTGTTATTAGTCCCTGTGACTATCTATATCAAGGGTATAAATTAATCTCAAATATGGAAGGTATAGAAACTAAGAGAGTTATATTTAAGGATAATGCAAAAGAAACTAAATATATTGATATATTCAATCAGAATAGGGATGCTTCGCTCTCAGTATGTTTTGATGGTGATATATGCTCAATTTTACGTACATTGAAAGAATGTATTAGCTTCATAAACAAGTTGAAAAGAAAAGGAAGCATCAGATTATACTCATGCATATCAGTTAGTTGGCTATATCGCATGATGAGGGGAGGAATTCACGATGATAGTTTTTTTGAAAGTATTCAGGTCGTCGATATTTCTCATGGTGCTCAAAGAATATTTTCTGACACCTCAATTTTATTAAAAGAAGCTGCAAATATTGAGGAGAAAAAAAATGGAAAAATCTTTGAAGGATTTACTGCAAGAGAACTAGATGTGTTAAACTATCATTATCATGGAATTTCTGTCAAAGATCAGTCAGTTATTCTTAATCTATCGATAAAGACTATATATACTCACCGAAAGAAGGGAATGCATAAATTAGATCAATTTCTAAATATAGAAAACATGCATTGA
- a CDS encoding IS1-like element IS1A family transposase (programmed frameshift) encodes MASVSISCPSCSATDGVVRNGKSTAGHQRYLCSHCRKTWQLQFTYTASQPGTHQKIIDMAMNGVGCRATARIMGVGLNTILRHFKKLRPQSVTSRIQPGSDVIVCAEMDEQWGYVGAKSRQRWLFYAYDRLRKTVVAHVFGERTMATLGRLMSLLSLFDVVIWMTDGWPLYESRLKGKLHVISKRYTQRIERHNLNLRQHLARLGRKSLSFSKSVELHDKVIGHYLNIKHYQ; translated from the exons GTGGCTTCTGTTTCTATCAGCTGTCCCTCCTGTTCAGCTACTGACGGGGTGGTGCGTAACGGCAAAAGCACCGCCGGACATCAGCGCTATCTCTGCTCTCACTGCCGTAAAACATGGCAACTGCAGTTCACTTACACCGCTTCTCAACCCGGTACGCACCAGAAAATCATTGATATGGCCATGAATGGCGTTGGATGCCGGGCAACTGCCCGCATTATGGGCGTTGGCCTCAACACGATTTTACGTCACT TTAAAAAACTCAGGCCGCAGTCGGTAACCTCGCGCATACAGCCGGGCAGTGACGTCATCGTCTGCGCGGAAATGGACGAACAGTGGGGCTATGTCGGGGCTAAATCGCGCCAGCGCTGGCTGTTTTACGCGTATGACAGGCTCCGGAAGACGGTTGTTGCGCACGTATTCGGTGAACGCACTATGGCGACGCTGGGGCGTCTTATGAGCCTGCTGTCACTCTTTGACGTGGTGATATGGATGACGGATGGCTGGCCGCTGTATGAATCCCGCCTGAAGGGAAAGCTGCACGTAATCAGCAAGCGATATACGCAGCGAATTGAGCGGCATAACCTGAATCTGAGGCAGCACCTGGCACGGCTGGGACGGAAGTCGCTGTCGTTCTCAAAATCGGTGGAGCTGCATGACAAAGTCATCGGGCATTATCTGAACATAAAACACTATCAATAA
- a CDS encoding DUF2913 family protein, whose protein sequence is MTLTEKSGHLAWCALVALALAKQDSGVLSPAQENIFLTRWLATALKQRRFSRDVARDIEWLLQQGRQLGVRAKLSTKLNYLWRSCTGELSNQNDLFRLTYALETAKDMHWNYRLLSDREWSGRYAVPLKTEDNSIHLTHSNLDVAFDDDGWQVNPLMARLSGRVADLEGLLNRCGWQAETVSDISLPHQYVLMVRQGV, encoded by the coding sequence ATGACATTGACAGAAAAATCGGGCCATTTGGCATGGTGTGCACTGGTAGCACTTGCGCTGGCCAAGCAGGATAGTGGCGTTCTCTCTCCAGCACAGGAAAATATTTTTCTCACCCGCTGGTTGGCGACTGCACTAAAGCAACGGCGATTTTCGCGTGATGTCGCTCGCGACATCGAGTGGCTTCTGCAACAAGGGCGCCAACTGGGTGTAAGAGCAAAACTGTCCACTAAATTGAACTATCTTTGGCGTTCCTGTACAGGCGAGTTGTCTAATCAGAATGATCTGTTCCGGCTGACGTATGCCCTAGAAACGGCGAAGGATATGCATTGGAATTACCGCCTGTTGAGCGACCGAGAATGGTCCGGTCGATATGCCGTGCCTCTAAAGACGGAAGACAATTCGATCCATCTCACGCATAGTAACCTCGATGTAGCATTTGATGATGATGGTTGGCAGGTTAACCCACTGATGGCGCGTCTAAGTGGTCGTGTGGCCGACCTTGAAGGACTGCTAAATCGTTGTGGTTGGCAGGCGGAAACCGTGAGTGATATTTCCCTGCCCCATCAGTATGTTTTGATGGTCAGGCAGGGAGTGTAG
- the cbpA gene encoding curved DNA-binding protein, with protein sequence MELKDYYAIMGVKPTDDLKTIKTAYRRLARKFHPDVSKEPDTEARFKEVAEAWKVLSDKQRRAEYDQLWLHRNDPQFQQFQQREGQSYSPEDFDDIFSSIFGQHGRQSRQRPAARGHDLEIEVAIFLEETQEEHKRTISYNLPEYNAFGMVEREIPKTLNVKIPAGVGNGQRIRLKGQGTPGENGGPNGDLWLVIRIAPHPLFDIVNQDLEIVVPLAPWEAALGAKVAVPTLKDSILLTIPAGSQTGQRLRIKGKGLVSKNHTGDLYAVIKIVMPPKPDSESAALWQQLANVQSSFDPRKEWGKA encoded by the coding sequence ATGGAATTAAAGGATTATTATGCCATTATGGGCGTGAAGCCGACAGACGATCTCAAGACAATCAAGACCGCCTATCGCCGATTGGCTCGTAAGTTCCATCCCGATGTCAGTAAAGAACCTGATACCGAAGCCCGATTTAAAGAAGTGGCGGAAGCGTGGAAGGTTCTGAGTGATAAGCAGCGCCGAGCCGAGTATGACCAGTTGTGGCTGCACCGAAACGATCCTCAATTCCAACAATTCCAGCAACGAGAAGGGCAAAGCTACAGCCCTGAAGATTTTGACGATATCTTCTCGTCGATCTTTGGCCAACATGGCCGGCAGTCGCGGCAGCGTCCTGCTGCTCGTGGTCATGATTTGGAGATTGAAGTTGCGATATTCCTCGAAGAAACGCAAGAGGAACATAAACGCACCATCAGCTACAACCTACCTGAATACAATGCTTTTGGCATGGTTGAACGGGAAATCCCTAAAACGCTGAATGTTAAAATTCCTGCCGGTGTTGGCAATGGCCAGCGTATTCGCTTGAAAGGGCAGGGGACGCCGGGTGAGAACGGTGGGCCAAATGGCGATCTGTGGCTGGTGATCCGTATTGCTCCACATCCATTATTTGATATCGTCAATCAGGATTTGGAAATTGTGGTTCCGCTCGCCCCTTGGGAGGCTGCTCTGGGCGCTAAAGTGGCCGTGCCTACGTTGAAAGATAGCATTCTGCTAACCATTCCTGCCGGGAGTCAGACTGGACAGCGGTTACGTATTAAAGGTAAAGGCTTAGTCAGTAAAAATCATACAGGCGATCTGTATGCCGTCATCAAAATCGTGATGCCGCCAAAACCAGACAGCGAAAGTGCAGCTTTATGGCAGCAATTGGCGAACGTTCAGTCGTCCTTTGATCCACGTAAAGAGTGGGGGAAAGCATAA
- the cbpM gene encoding chaperone modulator CbpM, whose protein sequence is MANVTVTFTITEFCLHTGVSEEELNEIVGLGVVEPSDYESAIWLFDDHAVTVVLRALRLRQELALDWPGIAVALTLLEENTQLRQENRLLRQRLSHFIAHP, encoded by the coding sequence ATGGCTAATGTCACCGTCACTTTCACCATTACCGAGTTTTGCCTGCATACCGGAGTCTCGGAAGAAGAACTGAACGAGATTGTTGGGCTAGGCGTAGTTGAACCGAGTGATTATGAATCAGCAATATGGCTATTTGATGACCACGCCGTTACCGTTGTACTGCGAGCTTTACGCCTTCGGCAAGAGCTGGCGCTAGACTGGCCGGGTATCGCGGTTGCGCTAACGTTGTTGGAGGAAAATACCCAACTACGTCAGGAGAATCGACTGCTGCGGCAGAGGCTCTCACACTTCATTGCACACCCATAG
- a CDS encoding IS91 family transposase, giving the protein MYIPRPAKLLFQIDDGWDRLLINRGHTIPEWTKLVIERMLACGTGAMGIRRYCCESAHCTHTKYFCQSCKSKGCSACGMKATEQWIAEQQHILPDCEWQHITFTMPDKLWPAFNLNWPLLNQLFACAAYTLLKWAEKMGIEIGLFAALHTYGRQLNQHPHIHLSVTRGGLCRKHGVWRSVFFKKKVAERYWRQAVIALLRQHYASLDLAAAGYRHIRDYREWCQFLESQYQRRWKIHFAKKTKHARQNVNYLGRYLKRPPVAASKLRHYSGRTVVHHYYDHRTGQHKIQYLSQEEMLMRYISHIPSRHFKMVRYYGFLANRKRGALLPEVYAALDIKEKEKPPKPGFASLMKQFTRIDPYQCVLCGSRMVFNCAEAGIRADKLLEMRRQEFKKRRWLQQAA; this is encoded by the coding sequence ATGTATATTCCTCGCCCCGCAAAACTCCTCTTTCAGATTGATGACGGCTGGGATCGTCTTCTCATCAATCGCGGTCATACTATCCCCGAATGGACCAAACTGGTCATTGAGCGCATGCTCGCCTGCGGCACCGGTGCCATGGGGATACGCCGTTATTGCTGTGAGTCTGCTCACTGCACCCACACCAAATATTTCTGTCAGAGCTGCAAAAGTAAAGGCTGCAGCGCCTGCGGCATGAAAGCCACCGAGCAATGGATAGCAGAGCAGCAACACATCCTCCCCGACTGCGAATGGCAGCACATCACCTTTACCATGCCCGATAAACTCTGGCCGGCGTTTAATCTTAACTGGCCGTTACTCAATCAGTTGTTTGCTTGTGCTGCCTATACCCTCCTGAAATGGGCGGAAAAGATGGGCATTGAAATCGGGCTATTTGCCGCCCTGCACACTTACGGACGCCAGCTTAACCAGCATCCGCATATCCATTTATCCGTCACCCGTGGCGGGTTATGCCGCAAACACGGCGTCTGGCGCTCAGTTTTCTTTAAAAAAAAGGTGGCTGAGCGTTACTGGCGTCAGGCTGTCATTGCCCTGCTTCGTCAGCACTATGCTTCGCTGGATTTAGCCGCCGCAGGCTACAGGCATATCCGCGACTACAGGGAATGGTGCCAGTTTTTAGAATCACAATATCAGCGGCGATGGAAAATTCACTTTGCCAAGAAGACAAAGCACGCACGGCAAAACGTCAATTATCTCGGCCGTTACCTGAAACGGCCACCTGTTGCAGCCTCCAAATTACGCCACTACAGTGGCCGGACAGTGGTTCATCATTACTATGACCACCGGACAGGTCAGCATAAAATCCAATATCTGAGCCAGGAGGAGATGCTGATGCGCTATATCAGCCATATCCCCTCACGACATTTTAAAATGGTGCGGTATTACGGCTTTCTGGCCAACCGGAAACGGGGGGCTTTACTGCCGGAGGTGTATGCGGCACTGGACATAAAGGAGAAGGAGAAACCGCCAAAACCAGGCTTTGCGTCTTTGATGAAGCAGTTTACCCGGATAGATCCGTACCAGTGTGTGCTGTGTGGCAGCAGAATGGTCTTCAACTGTGCGGAAGCGGGTATCAGGGCAGATAAATTACTGGAGATGCGGCGTCAGGAATTTAAGAAACGACGATGGTTACAACAGGCGGCATAG
- a CDS encoding DUF6685 family protein yields MDHDIRDIDEFPVLRCRELAEPVTEEHLRKNMRHWELRLDRMLFAEYPWAERRLYYIAFRFCQSGWPELDRGGSFRRH; encoded by the coding sequence ATGGATCATGATATCCGGGACATCGATGAGTTTCCTGTACTGAGATGCCGTGAGCTGGCTGAACCTGTGACTGAAGAGCACCTGCGAAAAAATATGCGTCACTGGGAATTACGGCTCGACCGGATGCTGTTTGCTGAATATCCGTGGGCAGAGCGGAGACTCTACTATATCGCTTTCCGGTTCTGTCAGTCAGGCTGGCCTGAGCTGGATCGGGGAGGTTCATTCCGCCGTCACTGA
- a CDS encoding DUF2913 family protein — translation MTLTEKSGHLAWCALVALALARQNGDVLSPAQENLFLTRWLATALKQRRFSRDVAPDIEWLLKQGRQLGVSAKLVSKLNYLWRSCTGELTEQNDLFRLTYALETAKDMHWNYRLLSDREWSGRNAVAFSAGVNGIYLSRANLDVAFDDSGRQINPLTARLTGNVAGVMKLFNRCGWQAEPESGASLPHQYSLMAGQGVPGKGD, via the coding sequence GTGACGCTGACAGAAAAATCAGGCCATCTGGCATGGTGCGCCCTGGTGGCGCTTGCGCTGGCCAGACAGAACGGCGATGTGCTGTCACCGGCTCAGGAAAATCTCTTTCTCACCCGATGGCTGGCGACCGCGCTGAAGCAACGGCGTTTTTCGCGTGATGTTGCCCCCGATATCGAGTGGCTTCTGAAACAGGGACGTCAGCTGGGCGTCAGCGCGAAGCTGGTCAGCAAGCTGAATTACCTCTGGCGTTCCTGCACCGGCGAGTTGACTGAACAGAACGATCTGTTCCGGCTGACCTATGCGCTGGAAACAGCCAAAGATATGCACTGGAACTACCGTCTGCTGAGCGATCGGGAATGGTCCGGCCGGAATGCTGTGGCGTTCAGTGCAGGCGTGAACGGCATTTATCTCTCACGGGCCAACCTCGATGTTGCTTTTGACGACAGCGGCCGACAGATAAATCCGCTGACAGCGCGTCTGACTGGGAACGTAGCGGGGGTGATGAAGCTGTTTAATCGCTGTGGCTGGCAGGCAGAGCCTGAGTCTGGTGCCTCCCTGCCCCACCAGTATTCGCTGATGGCCGGACAGGGAGTGCCAGGAAAGGGTGATTAG
- a CDS encoding Rpn family recombination-promoting nuclease/putative transposase, whose product MKKKNMTPTPHDATFRQFLTQPDVARDFMEIHLPAELRAVCDLSTLKLESGSFVEDDLRQYFSDVLYSLKTTAGDGYIHVLVEHQSTPDKHMAFRLIRYAVAAMQRHLEAGHKKLPLVIPVLFYTGKRSPYPYSTRWLDEFDDPGLAGKLYSSAFPLVDVTVIPDDEIAGHRSMAALTLLQKHIHQRDLAELVDRLAPILLTGYLSSSQVISLVHYIVQAGETSDAEAFVRELAQRVPQHGDALMTIAQQLEQKGIEKGIQLGRQEGRSEGEREATLKIARTMLQNGIDRNTVMKMTGLTEDDLAQIRH is encoded by the coding sequence ATGAAGAAAAAAAACATGACGCCAACACCTCACGATGCGACGTTCCGACAGTTTCTGACACAGCCGGATGTGGCCCGTGATTTCATGGAAATCCATCTGCCCGCAGAGCTGCGCGCAGTCTGCGATCTCAGCACGCTGAAACTGGAATCAGGCTCGTTCGTTGAGGATGATCTCCGCCAGTATTTCAGCGACGTTCTCTATAGCCTGAAAACCACAGCCGGCGACGGCTATATTCATGTGCTTGTCGAACACCAGTCAACGCCCGACAAACATATGGCTTTCCGCCTCATACGCTATGCGGTGGCTGCCATGCAGCGCCACCTGGAGGCAGGGCATAAAAAACTGCCACTGGTGATACCGGTGCTGTTCTATACGGGTAAACGCAGCCCGTATCCGTACTCCACCCGGTGGCTGGATGAGTTTGACGATCCCGGGCTGGCTGGCAAACTCTACAGCAGCGCTTTCCCGCTGGTAGACGTTACGGTCATTCCGGATGATGAAATCGCTGGCCATCGCAGCATGGCCGCCCTGACTTTACTGCAAAAGCATATTCACCAGCGAGACCTGGCAGAACTGGTTGACCGGCTGGCGCCCATCTTGCTGACGGGATACTTGTCTTCATCGCAGGTGATATCGCTGGTACACTATATAGTGCAGGCAGGCGAAACATCCGACGCCGAAGCCTTTGTACGCGAACTGGCACAGCGTGTGCCGCAACACGGAGACGCACTTATGACCATCGCACAACAACTCGAACAAAAGGGTATTGAGAAAGGTATCCAGCTTGGAAGACAGGAAGGTCGTTCAGAAGGTGAGCGCGAAGCGACTCTGAAAATAGCCCGTACCATGCTGCAGAACGGCATTGACCGCAATACCGTCATGAAAATGACCGGTCTGACCGAAGACGACCTAGCGCAGATCCGCCACTAA
- the pcoS gene encoding copper resistance membrane spanning protein PcoS encodes MRFKISLTTRLSLIFSAVMLTVWWLSSFILISTLNGYFDNQDRDFLTGKLQLTEEFLKTETFQNKTDIKSLTEKINDAMVGHNGLFISIKNMENEKIVELYAKNSVVPAILLNKSGDVLDYMIQTEENNTVYRSISRRVAVVPEQGRSKHFIITVATDTGYHTLFMDKLSTWLFWFNIGLVFISIFLGWLTTRIGLKPLREMTSLASSMTVHSLDQRLNPDLAPPEISETMQEFNNMFDRLEGSFRKLSDFSSDIAHELRTPVSNLMMQTQFALAKERDVSHYREILFANLEELKRLSRMTSDMLFLARSEHGLLQLDKHDVDLAAELNELRELFEPLADESGKTITVEGEGVVAGDSDMLRRAFSNLLSNAIKYSPDKTCTAIRLERDSDFVNVMITNAMSGSVPANLERLFDRFYRADSSRVHNTEGAGLGLSITRSIILAHGGELSAVQRGREIVFKVRLLRD; translated from the coding sequence GTGAGGTTCAAAATTTCCCTGACCACACGCCTGAGCCTGATTTTTTCTGCGGTGATGCTTACGGTATGGTGGTTATCAAGTTTTATCCTGATTAGCACCCTTAATGGCTATTTCGATAATCAGGACCGCGATTTTCTGACAGGTAAACTTCAGCTCACCGAAGAGTTTCTTAAGACAGAAACGTTCCAGAACAAGACGGATATAAAATCATTAACTGAAAAAATAAATGATGCGATGGTGGGGCACAATGGTTTATTCATTTCTATAAAAAATATGGAAAATGAAAAAATCGTGGAGCTGTATGCTAAAAACTCTGTTGTCCCTGCGATCCTGCTGAATAAGTCGGGTGATGTTCTCGACTATATGATCCAGACTGAAGAAAATAATACCGTGTATCGCAGTATCTCGCGGCGGGTTGCTGTGGTTCCGGAACAGGGTCGAAGCAAACATTTCATCATTACGGTTGCCACGGATACCGGGTATCACACCCTGTTTATGGATAAGCTCAGTACCTGGCTGTTCTGGTTCAATATCGGTCTGGTCTTTATTTCTATTTTTCTGGGCTGGCTGACCACACGTATTGGTCTGAAACCGCTACGGGAAATGACCAGTCTGGCTTCCTCCATGACCGTACACAGCCTGGATCAGCGTCTTAATCCCGATCTGGCTCCGCCGGAAATATCTGAGACCATGCAGGAGTTCAATAATATGTTCGATCGCCTGGAGGGGTCATTCCGGAAACTGTCAGATTTCTCTTCTGATATCGCACATGAGTTGCGTACCCCGGTCAGTAATCTGATGATGCAGACGCAGTTTGCACTGGCAAAGGAAAGGGATGTTTCGCATTACCGTGAAATTTTATTCGCGAACCTGGAAGAACTGAAAAGATTGTCACGAATGACCAGTGACATGCTTTTTCTGGCACGTTCAGAGCATGGTCTGCTGCAACTGGATAAACATGATGTGGATCTGGCCGCCGAACTGAATGAATTACGTGAGCTGTTCGAGCCTCTGGCAGACGAGTCAGGAAAGACAATCACGGTTGAAGGAGAGGGCGTTGTTGCCGGAGACAGCGATATGCTGCGACGTGCTTTCAGCAACCTGCTTTCCAATGCAATCAAGTATTCTCCCGATAAGACCTGTACTGCTATACGCCTTGAGCGTGACAGTGACTTTGTAAACGTGATGATTACGAATGCGATGTCTGGCTCAGTTCCCGCCAATCTTGAACGTTTGTTTGACCGGTTCTATCGCGCAGACTCATCACGGGTTCACAACACCGAAGGCGCGGGGCTGGGATTATCAATAACGAGGTCAATCATTCTCGCTCACGGTGGCGAATTGTCAGCAGTACAGCGGGGGCGGGAAATTGTGTTCAAAGTGCGTTTATTAAGGGATTAA